The proteins below come from a single Rosa rugosa chromosome 2, drRosRugo1.1, whole genome shotgun sequence genomic window:
- the LOC133729973 gene encoding alkaline ceramidase, with amino-acid sequence MADAISSFWGPVTSTIECCEKNYAYSSYIAEFFNTMSNIPSILLALIGLINALRQRFEKRFSVLHISNMILAIGSMLYHATLQHVQQQSDETPMVWEMLLYMYILYSPDWHYRTTMPTFLFLYGVVFAAVHSVVRFEIGFKVHYVILCLLCIPRMYKYYIYTQDVYAKRLAKLYVVTLLIGSLCWLGDNVFCKEISSWPVNPQGHALWHVFMGFNSYFANTFLMFCRAEQRGWAPKIVRFMGLLPYVKIEKPKTQ; translated from the exons ATGGCTGATGCGATATCGAGCTTCTGGGGTCCTGTCACATCAACGATCGAGTGTTGTGAGAAGAACTATGCCTACTCTTCTTATATTGCGGAATTTTTCAACACCATGTCGAACATTCCCAGCATACTCTTGGCACTCATTGGTCTTATAAATGCTCTAAGGCAGCGGTTTGAGAAGAGATTCAGTGTTCTTCATATATCTAATATGATACTTGCCATTGGGAGCATGTTATACCACGCTACACTGCAGCACGT GCAACAGCAGAGCGATGAGACTCCTATGGTTTGGGAGATGCTCCTATACATGTATATCCTCTACTCCCCAGATTGGCACTATCGCACTACAATGCCGACCTTCCTCTTCCTATATGGTGTTGTTTTTGCTGCAGTTCATTCAGTGGTCCGATTTGAGATTGGTTTTAAGGTGCACTATGTGATCTTGTGTCTTCTTTGCATACCTCGAATGTACAAgtattatatatacacacaggACGTCTATGCCAAGAGGCTCGCAAAGCTGTATGTGGTCACTCTTCTTATAGGGAGTTTGTGTTGGCTCGGCGACAATGTTTTCTGCAAAGAGATATCCAGTTGGCCCGTTAACCCACAAGGTCATGCCTTGTGGCATGTATTCATGGGTTTTAATTCCTATTTTGCAAACACTTTCTTGATGTTTTGCCGGGCTGAACAACGAGGATGGGCTCCTAAGATTGTTCGTTTTATGGGTCTCTTGCCCTATGTGAAgattgaaaaaccaaaaacccaatgA